The sequence GGTCGCGGTCGCCGTGGATCACCAGCGTCGGCGCGGTGATCTTGCGCAGCAGCGCGGTCCGGTTGCCGGACTTCATGATCGCGGCGAGCTGGCGGCCCACGCCGCCCGCCGTCGGGTCGCGGTCCCACCCCGTCCCGGCCAGCTCACGCACCCGGGCCTCATCGAACGGGAAACCGTGCGAGCCGATGTGCCGGAACATCCGGACCGCGCTTTCGACGGCCTCTTCACGCGACTTCGGCGGCTTCCCGCCCATCATCCGCAACGTCGAGAACGCGGGACGGCCGAGCAGGCGCGACCCGGTCGTCGACATGATCGACGTCAGGGTGCGGATCCGGTCCGGGTAGAGCGCCGCCACCGTCTGGGAGATCATGCCGCCCATCGACACCCCCGCGATGTGCGCGGTTTCGAGGTCGAGCGCGTCGAACAGCCCGATGGTGTCGGCGGCCATGTCCTTCAGGTCGTACTGCTGCTCGGGGAACCGTCCGGCGAGCATGGCCGGCAGGCTCGGCGGCCGGAAACGAGGGTGCGTCGAGCGCCCGGCGTCGCGGTTGTCGAACCGGATCACCTCGAAGCCGCGGTCGGCCAGCTGCGCGCAGAAGGCGTCCGGCCAGCTGTGCAGCTGCTGGCCGAGACCGGCGACGAGGACCAGCGGCTCGGCGCCGGCGTCCCCGATCCGTTCGTACGCCAGGGAAATCCCCCGGCCGGCGTCGGCGATCTGTTCGGTCACTGCTCTCCTCCGGTTCGGCGGCGCACGACCGCGCGGCCGCCCTTGGCGGGGGCGTAGGCCACGCCCCTCGAGTGCCAGCGTTCGCCGGGCTCGGTCGTCGGTACGAGCGTGAAGTCCCGCAGCAGCGTCCGCAGCACGACGGTCATCTCCATGGTCGCGAAGGCGGCGCCGAGGCAGCGGCGGGTGCCGCCGCCGAACGGGATCCACTGGTAGAGGTCCGGGCGCGCGCCGGCGAAGCGGTGCGGGTCGAAGGTGGCCGCGTGCGGGAACACGGCGTCGTCGTCGTGGATCAGCGCGATGCTGACCAGCACGTTGTACCCCTTCGGCAGGGTCCACCGGCCGAGCTGGAAGCCGTCCTGCTTGACCTGCCGGGCGGTGAGGTCGATGACCGGGCGGGTGCGCTGGACCTCGAGGATCGTGGCGTCGAGGAGGTCGTCGCTCTCGGCGAGCTCGCGCAGGATCGCCGGGTGGCGGCGGAGGCGTTCGACGGCCCAGGCCAGCGTGGTCGCGGTGGTTTCGTGGCCGGCGGTGAGCAGGGTGAGGAGCTGGTCGGCGATCTCGTCGCGGCCGAGCCCGGAGCCGTCGTCGTAGCGGGTCTGCAGCATCATCGCGAGGACGTCGTCGCCGTCCGGGCGAGCCTTGGCGATCAGCCGGTCGACGATCGCGTCGTACTCGCGGCGCATCCGTTCGAAGCGGCGCCACGGGTTGAAGCGGCCCTTCTTCGTGATCGGCAGGACGGCCAGCCGCGAACCGAGGGTGACGAACGGCGGGAGCAGCTCGCGCAGCTGCGCGAATTCGGCCCCTTCCGCGCCGAACACCGCGCGGAGAATGGCGTTCAGGGTGATCCGCATCATCGACGGCAGCGTGGCGAACGCTTTGCCGTCCGGCCAGCTCGCGAGTTCGCGGACGGTTTCTTCTTCGACGATCTGCTCGTAGGCGGCGAGCCGGCGGCCGTGGAAGGGCGGCACCAAGAGCTTGCGCTGCCGCTTGTGCTCGTCGCCGGAGAGGGCGAACAGCGACCGCGGCCCGAGCACCCGGCCGAGGTTGACTTCGAGGTTGTCGACGAGGTCGGGCCCGGAGGTGAACAGCTGCTTGATCTCGGCGGGATTGCCGAGCACGACGGCGTTGCCGAAGATCGGCACGTCGACGGTGAAGGCGTCGCCGTAGCGCTCCTTGAGCCGCCGCATTCCGCGCAGTGGCTGGGTCAGGGCGTAGGCACCCTGGACGGCGCGGGGCACGGCCGGCCCCGGCGGCAGCGTCGCGGGGCGTGTCATGGTCGTCATCGACCCTCCCGGGAAGGTGGTACGCGAACGTACCGTCGGTACGGTACGCCGGTGTACCATCCGGTTTCAAGAGGAAGGGGTGACTGCCGTGGACGTCGACACCCGCCGGCACCGCCAGCGCCTGCTGGACGGACTGGCCGAGTCGATCACCGAGACGGGCTTCCGCGACACGACGGTCGCCGACGTCGTCCGCCGCGCCCGCACTTCCCGCCGGACGTTCTACGAGCACTTCTCGAGCCGTGAAGAGTGCCTGATCGCGTTGCTGGCCGACGCGAACCGCGCGATGATCGAGCAGATTTCGGATGCGGTGGACCCTGGTGCGCCGTGGTCCCTTCAGGTGCGCCAGGCGATCGAAGCGTGGATCGCGTGCGCGGAGTCGGAGCCGGCGATCACCCTGAGCTGGATCCGCGACGTCCCGGCACTGGGGGCGGCGGCCCGCGACTTGCAGCGCGACGCGATGGAGGGGTTCATCGCGATGACGCAGCGGCTGACGGACACCCCGTCGTTGCGGGCGGCGGGGATCAGCCCGCCGTCCCGCCAGGTGGCGATCATCCTGCTGGGCGGGTTGCGGGAGCTGATCGCGACCACGGTGGAGGACGGCGGGCGAGCGGGGGACGTCACCGAGGTGGCGGTGCGGGCGTCGATCGCGTTGCTGAGTCCGGCTACGTCATAGTCGGATCGCCCAGTGCCAGCTCGGGCGGCCGCCCACCCCGCCGGTTGACGACGACGGCCGTTGACCCGAACGGCGACGCCGTCGCGCCCGGGCGGGACATCTCCACCCGCAGCAGGCGCGCGCCGGTTACTTCCAGGTCGATGGTCGCGGGCTTCCCGACCGCGACGTCGTGCTGGGCGCGCGCGGTCCCGTCGAGCACCACGCGGACCCGCCCGACCTGGAACTCGTCGGCGGCGTCGTCGGGAACCCCGGCGACGGTGCTGAACCGCTGGTAGTTCCCGCCCAGCTCGAGCTCGACGAACCCGGTCCCGGTCGCGGTCGGTGACGTCGGGCGCAGCACGATGCTCTCCTCGTAGCGGGTGCCGCCGATCGATGCCGGGCCGCGGCGGACGCCGTTGCTGGCGCACAGCCACGGCAGCTCGCCCGCGGGCACCTGCCGGGGCTCGCGGACTCCGCCGAGCCAGGTTCCGCGGCGGGGCATCGGGGTCGGGCCTTGCCCGGTGATCGCGGCGACGAGGTCGGCCACGCCGTCCGGCGTGAATTCGTCGACCTGGTACCGCGTCGTTGAGTAGGCGTTGAGGAAGACCGGGATCTCGTCGATCGAGCGGCCGGGCAGGACGACGGGCAGCACGCGCTCGGTTTCCCGGCGCAGGTCCCGGGTCAGGTAGTCGCGGAGGATCGCCGCTTCGAACTGGGAGCCCCGGCCTTCGTGCGGCATCGCGGTGCCGTCCGCGCGGCGCTTGTAGTCGGGTGAGGCGATGACGAGGATGAAGTCCGCCTTCTCCAGGTTCTCGGTGGCCCACAACGACCAGTCCCGGCGCTTGTTGTCGTACCAGGAATCGAGGTGCACGTCCAAGCCGATGCCGGCGCGCAGGAACGACGCGAAGCGGTGCACGAGTTCCTTGTGCGCCGGGCTGTCGTGCGAGTAGGTGACGAACACCCGGGGCGCTTCACGGTCGGTCATCGGGAAAACGATGATGCGCCGATTCCGCGTTTGTCAAGGCTTTCGAGTGGGCGGTCGAGATTGTCCAGTGGTGGCCAGGTATTGGCATGGTTCTGTCCAGTTTCCCGCCTTTCCCGGCCGCTCAGGCCCGGCCTAGGATGGCCGTTGCCTGGTGGGGAGCGGCTAAGGAGCGAAGACACGCGTGTACGAGTACGACGTGTTCATCAGCTACCAACGCACCGGCCGGGACATTTCCGCGTGGGTTAAAAACCATTTCCACCCCCGGCTCGCGGAAGTCCTCGACAACAATCTCTACCGCGACGCGCGGATATTCTGCGACGACCGGGTGCCCACCGGCACGAGCTGGCCGGACGAATGGCGCACGGCGTTGCGGCACACCCGCGTGCTGGTGCCGGTGTGCTCGCCGAAGTACTTCCGGGACGAATGGTGCCTCGCCGAGTGGTACTCGATGGCGAAGCGCGAGGAGCTGACCAGCGGGCCGCTGATCTACCCGGTGATCTTCTGCGACTCCCGGAACTTCCCGGAGTGGGCCCACGAACGGCGGATGCGCGACCTTCAGCAGTGGAACCACCCCTTCGAGCACTTCCAGCTGACGCCGGCGTACCTCGAGTTCAACCACAAGATCGCGGAGATCGCCAAGGAACTCGAAGAGCTCATCGAACGAGCGCCGGATTGGCGGGCGGACTGGCCGGTGCTCACCCCGGCCCCCGAGCCGCCGAAGCCGGCGCGGATGCCGAGGTTCTGACGGATGCCGGGTTCGGTGTTCACCTTCTACTCGTACAAGGGCGGCGTCGGCCGCAGCTTCACGCTGGCCAACATCGCCGTGCTCCTCGCCCGCTGGGGACACCGGGTGCTCTGCCTGGACTGGGACCTCGAAGCGCCAGGGCTCGGCGACTACTTCCGGCCGCAGCTGCCGGGCCGGCCCCGCGGCGGCGTGGTGGACCTCGTCGCGGACTTCCAAGCCGGCCGGTTCGCGCCGAACGCGCACGTCATGCGGCTGCGGGGCGCCCGCGCGCTCGACTTCATGGCGGCCGGGAGCGAGGGGCCGGCGTACGTCGGCCAGGTGCAGGCGATCGACTGGGACGAGCTCTACGACGAGGGGTTCGGCGAGTACCTCGAGAAGTGCCGCGAGCAGTGGACGAACGACTACGACTTCGTGCTCATCGACAGCCGCACCGGGATCTCCGACATCGGCAGCATCTGCACCGCGCACCTGCCGGACCACCTCGTGGTGCTGTTCACGGCGAACCGGCAGAGCATCCGTGGCGCGATGGACCTCGCCGGGCGCGCGGACAAGGCGCGGAACCTGCTGCCGTTCGACCGGTCGCGGCTGACCGTCCTGCCGATCCTGTCGCGCTTCGACAACCGGGAGGAGTACGGCCGGTCGGAAGAGTGGCGGAAGATCGTCGTCGGCGAGACCGCCGAGCTGTACCGGACGTGGCTGGACCAGAGCGTCGCGCTGGAGACGATGTCCCGGCACCTCACGCTGCCGTACGTGTCCTACTGGAGTTTCGGCGAGCAGCTGCCGGTGCTGTCGGAGAAGACGCCGAGCGCGGACCAGATCGGGTTCGCGCTGGAGACGGTCGCGGCGGTGATCGCGTGCCGCCTCGACCGCACGGACCTGCTGGCGGAGAACCGTGACGCCTACGTGGCGGCGGTGCGCGCGAGCCGCCAGGAGTTCAAGCACGAACTGCGGGTCAGCATCCCGCGGTCGTCGGTGGGACCGGCCGCCGAGCTGGTGGCGGAGCTGGAGAAGCTGAACGTCCGGGTGGTGAAGTCCCTGTCGGGCGACCGCTCCCTGCTGTCCCGGGCCGAGGACGACGCCCGCCACCTGTGCCTGGTCGTCGACGGCAAGGTGAGCCGCTGGCAGGCGGCGGAGGTCGAGCTGTTCCTGCACCGGACGCTCGGCCAGGACCGCCGGGTCATCCCCGTCCTGACCTCCGGCACGGAGGCGGCCGGCCTGCCGGGCTACGTCGGCAACCTGCGCTACATCCGCCTCGGCGCCCGCGGCCCGGCGGAGGTCGCCCGCGACCTGGTCGCCCAGCTCCAGGGCTTCACCCCGCTGCTCGAAGCGGTCGACGTCGCCGAAGTCCTGCACCAGGCCCGCGAGGCGCGGCTGCGCCCGTCCCGCTGGGACCTGGTCGACGAACTGGTCGACGGCCTCCGCGCGGCGATCGGCGCCGGCGACGACGCCCGGGCGAACGACCTCGCGGCCGACCTGGCGGTGACCACCCGCGCCCGCCCCCCGAACGGCGACGCCCGCGACGCGGCGCCCGAGTCGACCCGCTACGCGATCGACTGGCTCCTGCGCCTGCTCGACGCCCGCGCGAAAACCACGACGCAGCACCGGAAGGAAGTCGAATGACGGACCGCTTGGGACAGAAGCAAACCGCGGCGATGTTCACGCTGATGGTGCTGGGCCGGGAGGTGTCCAACCAGGAGCTGGAGGAGGTCGTGGGGTTCACCCTCACGGGCACCGAGCGCACGGGGCTGAACAAGCTCGGGTACGTCGACAGCGACCGGACGGGACCCAAGCGGAGTTTCGTGCACGAGCTGAGCGAGAGCGGCTGGGCGTGGTGCGAGCAGGAGCTGGCGGCGGGCGGTCCGCCCCCGCAGCGGGGCCAGAGCCCGCTGGCGGCGGCGCTTTACGTCATCCTCGGCCGGCTGGGGGAGTACCTGCGGCGGGAGAAGCTCCGGCTGGCCGACCTCTTCACCGAGGGCGAAGCGGGCCCGGTGGAAACGCCCGTTGCGGGCGGAAGCCTCGAAGACCGCATCCGGCTCGCCTACCGCGAGCTCGTGAAGGAGCCGCGCGGGTGGGTCGGCCTGGTCGACCTGCGCCCGAAGCTCGGCGCGCCCGCCGCCGAGGTCGACGCCGTGCTCAAGGAGCTGAGCCGGCTCGGCAAGATCCACCTGGTGCCGGAGGACAACCGCAAGGCGCTCACCGCGGCCGACCACGAAGCGGCGATCCGCATCGGCGGCGAGGACAACCACTTCGTCGCTTTCGAGGCGTCGTGATGGACGAGCTGAAAGCACTGGCGACGCTGAGCTTCGACTGGGCGGACACACCCGACCACGTCTGGAAGGATTCGCCTTACCACGTCGACGGGTTGCACGCTGATGCGCTGGCCGCACTCGACACGGGCATCCGCGACGCGGTGACCAGCGACGGGCCCAGTCCGATCGGGCTCGTCCTGCGCGGCTTGAAGGGGGTCGGCAAGACCCACCTGCTCGGCCTCGTCCGGCGTCAGGTGCACCGCGCGCGGGGCTACTTCTTCCTCGACGACGTCACCGCCGCCGAAGCGTTCTGGGAGAACACGGCCGAGGCGCTGCGCCGTGGACTGACTCGCCCGGACGATTCGGGCGAGTCCCAGCTGAAGCGATTCCTGCTTCGCGTGTGCCTGCGGGCACACGTCCACGCCGAGGTCGAGGCGAGGATCCGGCGGGGGCGCGGGCTGACGGTGGAAGACGTCGAAGCGTTCGTCGACGGAGTGGCGTCGCTCGACGAAATGGTCGCCGACGAATGCGGGGACACCGCGCGGGCCCTCGTGCTCATCGCCAGCCGGGACCGCGGCGCCAAGTACATCGGAGAGGACTTCCTCGACGGCGACGCCGAGCTGACCTCGGAAGCGCGCCAGTGGAACATCTACTCGCGGCCGAAACCGTCTCGGGTTCTCGTGCAGGAAATCACGCGGCTGCTCGCCCTCACCGGGCCGGTCGTGATCGCCGTCGACCAGCTCGACACGCTGGTCGCCCGCTCGACCAAGGGCATGCTGAGCGACGGTGTCGGAGACGATCTGCTGGTGGCTCAGATCGCGGACGGGCTGATGGGTCTGCGCGAGGTCACGCACAAGACCCTGACCGTGCTGGCTTGCCTGCCGTCAACGTGGGAGCAGATCAAGACGAAGGCGGCGGGAACCGTCCCGGATCGCTTCCGGGAATCGGTGATGCTCGGCCGGATCACGCACGCCGAGGTCGGCCGGGCACTCGTGGAAAAGCGGCTGGGCGTCGCCTACCAAGCCATGGACTTCACGCCGCCGTACCCGACCTGGCCGGTCGCGCCCGAGGCGTTCGACGAGCCGTGGGAGCAGTGGACACCTCGTGAGCTGCTGAAGCGGATCGGCGCGCACATCGACGCGTGCCTGCGCAGCGGGCAGGTCAGGGAGCTCGTGTCCTTCGACGAAAAGGTCACGGTCCCGGCCGCGCCCGTGCGCACCGCGGTCGAGAGCGATCGGTTCGCCGAGCTGGACAGCCAGTTCGAGAAGCTGCAGGCGGAAGCCGATCCCGGGAAGCTGCTGGCCGAGAAGACCGTCGACAAGGCCATGCCGGACCTGCTCTCCGCCGCTTTGCGGTGCTGGGTCACCGAAGTCGGGGACGACGACCTCGAGTGGTCGTGCGAGCGGCAGAACGCGCGCAGCGAGGTGCACGCCTGGCTCACCCGGACCCTCGACGAGGCCGCGGACCTCCAGGAGCACTGGGCGTTCCGGGCGATCGCGGCCCGGGATCCGCGGGCCGCGCTGAGCCGGTTCCGGAAGGCGCGGTCCGCGGCGGGGCAGCGGCAAGGTGCGGACAACCGGCACCTCGTGATCCTCCGCGACGCTTGGGGACGTGGGGCCAAGACGCGGGAAGAGGTCGAGAAGTTCACGACCGCGGGCGGCAAGACGATCCCGCCGAGCGCGGCCGACGTCCGGATCTTCTGGGCGCTGGACAAGATGCTCGCCAACGGCGGCCGCGAGCTGCACGAGTGGCTCATCGACCGCCGGCCCGCGAGCCGGTCCGAGCTGCTTTCCGCCGTGCTGCCGGAGAAGCCGTCGGGGCAGCCCGCGGAAGGGACGCATCCGCCGCCGGGGGATGGGGAGATCACGCTCGGGACCGTCGTCGGCTCGGGGGAGCCGGTGCGGGTCGAACTCTCCGCGCTGCGCAAGCACGCCGCCGTTTTCGCGGGGTCCGGTTCGGGGAAGACCGTGCTGCTCCGGCGGATCGTGGAGGAGTGCGCTCTCCTGGGGGTTTCCGCGATCGTGCTGGACCCGAACAACGACCTCGCCCGCCTCGGCGACGCCTGGCCGACACCACCGGAGGGCTGGGGTCCCGACGACGCCCAGCTGGCGAAGCGCTATCTCGCCGAGACGGACGTCGTCGTCTGGACGCCGGGCCGGGCGACCGGGCGGCCGTTGGCCTTCCAGCCGTTGCCGGACTTCGCCGGTGTCCTCGACGACTCCGACGAGTTCGCGGCGGCGGTCGAGGTGGCCGTGGCGACGCTGGCGCCGCAGGCCCGGCTGACCGGGACCACGGCGAAGACCAACATCGGGCTGGCGGTGCTTCGGCAGGCGGTGGTCCAGCACGCGCGCACCGGGTCGCGGAGCCTGCCGGAGCTGATCGAGCTGCTGACCGACCTGCCTGAGGACGTCAGCAACCTCAACGACGCCAAGCGCATCGCGGCCGGGCTGGCCGAGGTCCTCAAGGCGGCGATGGTCAACGATCCGCTCTTCGCGGGTGGCGGCGAACCGGTGGATCCGGGCGTGCTGCTGACCCCGGCCGAGGGCAAGCGGGCGCG is a genomic window of Amycolatopsis lexingtonensis containing:
- a CDS encoding cytochrome P450 is translated as MTTMTRPATLPPGPAVPRAVQGAYALTQPLRGMRRLKERYGDAFTVDVPIFGNAVVLGNPAEIKQLFTSGPDLVDNLEVNLGRVLGPRSLFALSGDEHKRQRKLLVPPFHGRRLAAYEQIVEEETVRELASWPDGKAFATLPSMMRITLNAILRAVFGAEGAEFAQLRELLPPFVTLGSRLAVLPITKKGRFNPWRRFERMRREYDAIVDRLIAKARPDGDDVLAMMLQTRYDDGSGLGRDEIADQLLTLLTAGHETTATTLAWAVERLRRHPAILRELAESDDLLDATILEVQRTRPVIDLTARQVKQDGFQLGRWTLPKGYNVLVSIALIHDDDAVFPHAATFDPHRFAGARPDLYQWIPFGGGTRRCLGAAFATMEMTVVLRTLLRDFTLVPTTEPGERWHSRGVAYAPAKGGRAVVRRRTGGEQ
- a CDS encoding TetR/AcrR family transcriptional regulator, with translation MTAVDVDTRRHRQRLLDGLAESITETGFRDTTVADVVRRARTSRRTFYEHFSSREECLIALLADANRAMIEQISDAVDPGAPWSLQVRQAIEAWIACAESEPAITLSWIRDVPALGAAARDLQRDAMEGFIAMTQRLTDTPSLRAAGISPPSRQVAIILLGGLRELIATTVEDGGRAGDVTEVAVRASIALLSPATS
- a CDS encoding ATP-binding protein gives rise to the protein MDELKALATLSFDWADTPDHVWKDSPYHVDGLHADALAALDTGIRDAVTSDGPSPIGLVLRGLKGVGKTHLLGLVRRQVHRARGYFFLDDVTAAEAFWENTAEALRRGLTRPDDSGESQLKRFLLRVCLRAHVHAEVEARIRRGRGLTVEDVEAFVDGVASLDEMVADECGDTARALVLIASRDRGAKYIGEDFLDGDAELTSEARQWNIYSRPKPSRVLVQEITRLLALTGPVVIAVDQLDTLVARSTKGMLSDGVGDDLLVAQIADGLMGLREVTHKTLTVLACLPSTWEQIKTKAAGTVPDRFRESVMLGRITHAEVGRALVEKRLGVAYQAMDFTPPYPTWPVAPEAFDEPWEQWTPRELLKRIGAHIDACLRSGQVRELVSFDEKVTVPAAPVRTAVESDRFAELDSQFEKLQAEADPGKLLAEKTVDKAMPDLLSAALRCWVTEVGDDDLEWSCERQNARSEVHAWLTRTLDEAADLQEHWAFRAIAARDPRAALSRFRKARSAAGQRQGADNRHLVILRDAWGRGAKTREEVEKFTTAGGKTIPPSAADVRIFWALDKMLANGGRELHEWLIDRRPASRSELLSAVLPEKPSGQPAEGTHPPPGDGEITLGTVVGSGEPVRVELSALRKHAAVFAGSGSGKTVLLRRIVEECALLGVSAIVLDPNNDLARLGDAWPTPPEGWGPDDAQLAKRYLAETDVVVWTPGRATGRPLAFQPLPDFAGVLDDSDEFAAAVEVAVATLAPQARLTGTTAKTNIGLAVLRQAVVQHARTGSRSLPELIELLTDLPEDVSNLNDAKRIAAGLAEVLKAAMVNDPLFAGGGEPVDPGVLLTPAEGKRARVSVISFVGLQAEEQRQNFVNQLQMELFAWIKRNPAGDRPLGALFVMDEAQTMASSGSLTASTRSTIVLASQARKYGLGLLFATQAPKGLHNQVVGNAMTQFFGRLNSPAQIAAANELARAKGSPVADISRLERAQFYVAGEAFGFRQVATPLCLSHHPASPLRLEEVISRARET
- a CDS encoding alpha/beta fold hydrolase — protein: MTEQIADAGRGISLAYERIGDAGAEPLVLVAGLGQQLHSWPDAFCAQLADRGFEVIRFDNRDAGRSTHPRFRPPSLPAMLAGRFPEQQYDLKDMAADTIGLFDALDLETAHIAGVSMGGMISQTVAALYPDRIRTLTSIMSTTGSRLLGRPAFSTLRMMGGKPPKSREEAVESAVRMFRHIGSHGFPFDEARVRELAGTGWDRDPTAGGVGRQLAAIMKSGNRTALLRKITAPTLVIHGDRDRMVHPTGGGATARAIRGARRETVRGMGHDLPEGAWPTVLDLIDKHARSSDVTAP
- a CDS encoding toll/interleukin-1 receptor domain-containing protein is translated as MYEYDVFISYQRTGRDISAWVKNHFHPRLAEVLDNNLYRDARIFCDDRVPTGTSWPDEWRTALRHTRVLVPVCSPKYFRDEWCLAEWYSMAKREELTSGPLIYPVIFCDSRNFPEWAHERRMRDLQQWNHPFEHFQLTPAYLEFNHKIAEIAKELEELIERAPDWRADWPVLTPAPEPPKPARMPRF
- a CDS encoding SEFIR domain-containing protein, encoding MTDREAPRVFVTYSHDSPAHKELVHRFASFLRAGIGLDVHLDSWYDNKRRDWSLWATENLEKADFILVIASPDYKRRADGTAMPHEGRGSQFEAAILRDYLTRDLRRETERVLPVVLPGRSIDEIPVFLNAYSTTRYQVDEFTPDGVADLVAAITGQGPTPMPRRGTWLGGVREPRQVPAGELPWLCASNGVRRGPASIGGTRYEESIVLRPTSPTATGTGFVELELGGNYQRFSTVAGVPDDAADEFQVGRVRVVLDGTARAQHDVAVGKPATIDLEVTGARLLRVEMSRPGATASPFGSTAVVVNRRGGRPPELALGDPTMT
- a CDS encoding CATRA system-associated protein, whose translation is MPGSVFTFYSYKGGVGRSFTLANIAVLLARWGHRVLCLDWDLEAPGLGDYFRPQLPGRPRGGVVDLVADFQAGRFAPNAHVMRLRGARALDFMAAGSEGPAYVGQVQAIDWDELYDEGFGEYLEKCREQWTNDYDFVLIDSRTGISDIGSICTAHLPDHLVVLFTANRQSIRGAMDLAGRADKARNLLPFDRSRLTVLPILSRFDNREEYGRSEEWRKIVVGETAELYRTWLDQSVALETMSRHLTLPYVSYWSFGEQLPVLSEKTPSADQIGFALETVAAVIACRLDRTDLLAENRDAYVAAVRASRQEFKHELRVSIPRSSVGPAAELVAELEKLNVRVVKSLSGDRSLLSRAEDDARHLCLVVDGKVSRWQAAEVELFLHRTLGQDRRVIPVLTSGTEAAGLPGYVGNLRYIRLGARGPAEVARDLVAQLQGFTPLLEAVDVAEVLHQAREARLRPSRWDLVDELVDGLRAAIGAGDDARANDLAADLAVTTRARPPNGDARDAAPESTRYAIDWLLRLLDARAKTTTQHRKEVE